In Candidatus Limnocylindrales bacterium, a single window of DNA contains:
- the ftsH gene encoding ATP-dependent zinc metalloprotease FtsH, producing the protein MNTSFYKNLALWLVIVVVTILLFDLFNSKPETYRRIVFSEFMDRVDEGNIKEVVISGNLIRGRLTDGSKFETYALEDPELVKKLRKQKVEIIVEPEDKSSWYQYLLTWLPMLVFLGVWFFFMRQMQIGGSKALSFGKSRARLMSDQQRKVTFKDVAGIDEAKEELEEIIEFLKDPHKFQKLGGRIPKGVLLVGPPGTGKTLLARAIAGEADVPFFSISGSDFVEMFVGVGASRVRDLFEQGKKNAPCIIFVDEIDAVGRHRGAGLGGGHDEREQTLNQLLVEMDGFETNEGVIIIAATNRPDVLDPALLRPGRFDRQVVVPSPDLKGRIEILKVHTRKVPLANNVNLEVIARGTPGFSGADLANLVNEAALLAARKNKSAVEMVDFEDARDKVLMGSERRSRVITEEEKLVTAYHEAGHALVAKLLPETDPVHKVTIIPRGMALGVTQYLPVDDRYMRSKTYCLNAIASALGGRVAEEIIFKETTTGASNDLEKATELARKMVCEWGMSEKMGPIAFGKREEHIFLGREFAQRQNYSEATAVEIDKEVRRIVMENLEQAKMLLTKHIDKLHAIAKALLEKEVLNGAELDSIVYGTATV; encoded by the coding sequence TTGAACACTTCGTTTTATAAAAATCTTGCTTTATGGTTAGTGATTGTGGTCGTAACTATTTTACTTTTCGATTTATTTAACAGCAAACCTGAGACCTATCGCAGAATTGTTTTCAGTGAATTCATGGATCGTGTGGATGAGGGAAATATCAAAGAGGTGGTTATTTCGGGAAATTTAATCCGTGGAAGGTTAACCGATGGGTCCAAGTTTGAAACCTATGCCCTGGAGGATCCGGAACTTGTAAAAAAGTTACGCAAGCAAAAAGTCGAGATTATTGTAGAACCTGAGGATAAAAGCTCCTGGTACCAATATTTATTAACCTGGTTACCGATGTTGGTCTTCCTGGGGGTCTGGTTTTTCTTTATGCGGCAGATGCAGATAGGAGGAAGCAAAGCTCTCTCCTTTGGTAAAAGCCGGGCCCGACTTATGAGTGATCAACAAAGAAAGGTGACATTTAAAGATGTTGCCGGAATTGATGAGGCTAAGGAAGAATTGGAGGAAATCATCGAGTTTCTCAAAGATCCTCATAAGTTTCAAAAGTTGGGGGGTAGAATCCCTAAGGGCGTTTTGTTAGTCGGACCTCCAGGAACGGGTAAAACTTTATTAGCCCGGGCCATAGCTGGTGAAGCCGATGTTCCTTTCTTTAGTATCAGTGGGTCGGATTTTGTGGAGATGTTTGTTGGCGTGGGGGCTTCTCGGGTTCGAGACCTGTTTGAGCAGGGGAAGAAAAACGCACCCTGCATCATCTTTGTCGATGAAATTGATGCGGTGGGAAGACATCGTGGGGCCGGCCTGGGGGGTGGTCACGATGAACGCGAACAGACTTTAAACCAACTCCTGGTTGAAATGGATGGTTTCGAAACCAATGAAGGGGTTATTATCATAGCCGCTACAAATAGACCCGATGTTCTGGATCCTGCCCTCCTGCGTCCAGGACGTTTTGACCGTCAGGTGGTCGTTCCCAGCCCAGATTTGAAGGGACGTATAGAAATTCTCAAGGTTCATACGCGAAAAGTCCCCTTGGCCAATAACGTAAATCTGGAGGTAATAGCCCGAGGAACTCCGGGTTTCTCCGGAGCCGATCTGGCCAATCTCGTCAATGAAGCTGCCCTCCTGGCTGCCCGAAAGAATAAATCTGCTGTCGAAATGGTTGATTTTGAAGATGCCCGGGATAAAGTTCTAATGGGCTCAGAACGAAGAAGTCGGGTTATCACCGAGGAGGAAAAACTTGTTACGGCTTATCATGAAGCCGGACATGCCCTGGTTGCTAAGCTTCTACCGGAAACCGACCCGGTCCATAAAGTCACCATTATTCCAAGAGGAATGGCTCTGGGAGTAACCCAATATCTACCGGTAGATGATCGCTATATGCGGTCTAAGACCTATTGCTTGAATGCAATCGCTTCGGCTCTGGGTGGCCGTGTGGCAGAAGAAATTATCTTCAAAGAAACAACCACCGGGGCCTCTAATGATCTGGAAAAAGCAACCGAGTTGGCCAGAAAAATGGTTTGTGAGTGGGGAATGAGCGAAAAAATGGGACCTATAGCCTTTGGTAAACGCGAGGAGCATATCTTCCTGGGTCGGGAATTTGCCCAACGTCAAAATTATAGCGAGGCAACTGCGGTTGAAATAGATAAAGAAGTACGAAGAATTGTTATGGAAAATCTGGAGCAGGCTAAAATGTTGTTAACCAAGCATATCGATAAACTCCATGCCATTGCGAAAGCTCTCTTAGAGAAAGAGGTCTTAAATGGTGCCGAACTCGATAGTATCGTTTACGGAACCGCTACGGTTTGA
- a CDS encoding DUF4416 family protein, translated as MVKEIKFPRRGKLVVGIMSSNINLIEDTEQKLIKKFGKTDFESSLIPFNHTDYYTEEMGEGLQKKFVSFSELIAVEDLPYIKIFTNDLEKRTMKDGKRQVNIDPGYLTHSQLVLGTTKAYAHRVYLKEGIYADLTYICKRKKLQPLDWTYPDFRDPNVILFFQKVRERYLKQIRVSR; from the coding sequence ATGGTTAAAGAAATAAAATTTCCACGGCGCGGAAAACTTGTCGTTGGAATTATGTCCTCCAATATAAACCTCATTGAAGATACAGAACAAAAATTAATCAAAAAATTCGGTAAAACAGATTTTGAAAGCTCTCTAATTCCCTTCAATCACACCGATTATTACACCGAAGAGATGGGAGAAGGATTACAAAAAAAATTTGTGAGTTTTTCAGAACTTATAGCCGTGGAAGATCTCCCGTATATTAAGATATTTACCAACGACCTGGAAAAACGAACTATGAAAGACGGTAAAAGACAGGTTAATATTGACCCAGGCTATCTGACTCACTCCCAATTGGTTCTGGGAACTACTAAAGCCTACGCCCACCGAGTTTACCTCAAAGAAGGTATCTATGCAGATCTTACCTATATTTGTAAGAGAAAGAAACTTCAACCCCTGGATTGGACTTATCCTGATTTTAGAGACCCTAACGTTATCCTCTTTTTCCAGAAAGTACGGGAGCGATACTTAAAACAAATACGCGTAAGTCGATAA
- a CDS encoding amino acid ABC transporter permease, which produces MDFKLSILIEVFPILLQGAWVTLYLTVSSLTIGLVIGLILGLMRISENWILRTFSLCYVEFIRGTPLLMHLVIIYYALPSLHPSLNLPAIVAGIVGMALNSAAYIAEIFRAGIQSISKGQMEAARSLGMTHLQAMTYIILPQAFRVSLPPLTNEFVALLKDSSLVSTLAVSELLRKGREIVAWKVNVFSPYVGVALLYLAMTLPMTKLARYLEKRVSVGYS; this is translated from the coding sequence ATGGACTTCAAGCTTTCTATTCTGATAGAAGTCTTTCCTATTCTGCTTCAGGGAGCCTGGGTAACCCTTTACTTAACCGTCAGCTCCCTCACGATAGGGTTGGTCATCGGCCTAATCCTGGGGCTTATGCGGATCTCGGAAAACTGGATCTTAAGGACATTTTCACTGTGTTACGTAGAATTTATCCGGGGTACCCCTCTTCTGATGCATCTGGTAATTATCTATTATGCTTTACCTTCTTTGCATCCCAGTCTGAATCTTCCGGCCATTGTAGCCGGGATTGTGGGTATGGCTTTAAATAGTGCCGCTTACATTGCCGAGATTTTTCGTGCAGGTATTCAGTCCATCAGTAAAGGTCAGATGGAAGCGGCACGTTCTTTGGGAATGACCCATTTACAGGCCATGACCTATATTATTCTTCCCCAGGCTTTTCGGGTTTCTCTGCCGCCGCTCACCAATGAGTTTGTTGCTTTGTTAAAGGATTCTTCCCTGGTTTCTACCCTGGCTGTCTCCGAGTTACTGAGAAAAGGTCGTGAAATTGTAGCGTGGAAAGTAAACGTTTTTAGTCCCTACGTGGGAGTTGCCCTTCTTTATCTGGCCATGACCCTTCCCATGACCAAACTGGCCAGATACCTTGAAAAAAGGGTTAGTGTGGGTTATAGCTGA
- the tilS gene encoding tRNA lysidine(34) synthetase TilS codes for MQLTGTNKSKFLEKILHILKKYPMLEAGDNLLVGVSGGMDSVSLLHVLNRLKPTLGFRLHVAHFNHNLRGAESLRDARFVEKLACEWGLPYTLGSDSVKDFAQSQKMSLEEAARTLRYRFFYRTAEKVGANKIATAHTADDQAETLLLRLLQGAGLDGLSGIRPMYSHLENITLPLQGGEEEKVSWSGQIIRPFLQITREEIRSFVEQEGLEYVQDSSNLDRRYLRNKIRWDLLPLLKQEFNPNIIKRLAVTADLLRDDLHLLEELTEACDPQVCKMEREGEIRIELPRFARLHPALQKRLLRRSFEKLTGFIQGLKSTHVQAAVELLNSGETGKSVHLPGGVILQQSYGQGIMLKRPPETQKSSSLQSPLLTENPGGASLWGREVALSEEILQVPGIQNQKGLIFRTQVLSVKDRDAQSLFETLHKQSQGLTFPFLFFSQEGNRKEVDFWNNRPDGSKKVQVLQPQKITVFFDYHKLRFPLRVRKRKPGDHFQPLGMKGRKKLQDLLVDLKVPREKRDLVPILEDEEGIIWVTGYRIAERVKVDSTTEKILVCTVTPSEKDDLP; via the coding sequence ATGCAGTTAACAGGTACGAACAAGTCAAAATTTCTTGAAAAAATTCTCCATATTCTAAAAAAATATCCCATGCTGGAGGCGGGAGATAATCTCCTCGTAGGGGTCTCCGGGGGGATGGATTCGGTATCACTTTTGCATGTTTTAAATCGATTAAAACCCACCTTAGGGTTTAGACTGCATGTGGCTCATTTTAATCATAATCTTCGGGGTGCAGAATCCCTTCGAGATGCCAGGTTTGTAGAAAAGCTGGCCTGTGAATGGGGTCTTCCTTATACTTTAGGTTCCGATTCTGTCAAAGATTTTGCGCAATCCCAGAAAATGTCCCTTGAAGAAGCTGCCAGAACCCTTCGCTATCGGTTTTTTTATCGGACTGCCGAAAAGGTAGGGGCCAACAAAATTGCCACAGCCCATACGGCAGATGATCAGGCTGAAACTTTACTTCTTAGACTTTTGCAAGGGGCTGGACTGGATGGATTAAGCGGTATTCGCCCCATGTACAGCCACCTGGAAAACATCACCCTTCCCTTGCAGGGAGGCGAGGAAGAGAAGGTTTCCTGGAGTGGACAGATTATTCGCCCTTTTCTTCAAATTACCCGGGAAGAGATCCGGTCCTTTGTTGAACAGGAAGGGCTGGAATATGTCCAGGACTCTTCTAACCTGGACAGGCGCTATCTACGGAATAAGATCCGATGGGATTTGCTGCCTTTGCTTAAACAAGAATTTAATCCAAACATTATAAAGCGATTGGCCGTCACGGCTGATTTACTTCGAGATGATCTCCATCTGCTCGAGGAATTAACCGAGGCCTGTGATCCTCAGGTTTGCAAGATGGAAAGGGAGGGAGAAATTCGGATCGAACTCCCTCGATTTGCCCGACTTCATCCGGCACTCCAAAAGCGTCTTCTACGAAGAAGTTTCGAAAAGTTGACCGGATTTATCCAGGGACTTAAGAGTACCCATGTGCAGGCTGCCGTGGAGTTGCTAAATTCTGGAGAAACCGGGAAATCTGTTCATCTGCCCGGAGGCGTAATCCTCCAACAGAGCTATGGACAGGGGATTATGCTAAAAAGACCTCCAGAAACTCAAAAATCTTCCTCTCTCCAATCTCCACTTTTAACAGAAAATCCCGGAGGGGCCAGTTTATGGGGCAGGGAAGTCGCTTTATCCGAAGAAATCCTACAGGTTCCTGGCATACAGAACCAAAAAGGCTTGATCTTTCGCACCCAAGTTCTTAGTGTAAAAGATAGAGACGCCCAGAGTTTATTCGAAACCTTGCATAAGCAGTCCCAGGGTCTTACCTTTCCGTTTCTCTTCTTTTCTCAGGAGGGAAATAGGAAGGAGGTTGACTTTTGGAATAATAGACCGGATGGCTCTAAAAAGGTTCAGGTTCTACAACCTCAAAAAATTACCGTTTTTTTCGATTATCACAAGTTACGATTTCCTCTGAGAGTTCGAAAAAGAAAACCGGGAGATCATTTTCAGCCGTTGGGAATGAAGGGACGAAAAAAATTACAAGATTTGCTGGTGGATCTTAAGGTTCCCAGGGAAAAGCGAGATTTAGTTCCCATCTTAGAAGACGAAGAGGGGATTATTTGGGTAACAGGTTATCGTATAGCCGAACGGGTTAAAGTAGACTCTACAACAGAAAAAATCCTGGTATGTACGGTAACGCCTTCTGAAAAGGACGACTTACCTTGA
- a CDS encoding amino acid ABC transporter ATP-binding protein, producing MIEIQNVYKTYKTSHGPVRALINVSNSIKRGEVVVIIGPSGSGKSTLLRCLNRLEVIDQGKIIIDGIVLNDVGININRVREEIGMVFQQFNLFPHKTVLQNITLAQRVVRKRSREEAERIARELLEKVGIPEKASAYPAQLSGGQQQRVAIARALAMQPKIMLFDEPTSALDPEMIGEVLEVMKNLAREGMTMVVVTHEMGFAREVADRIIFMDEGRIIEEGPPQLFFKTPQQERTKLFLSQIL from the coding sequence ATGATCGAAATTCAGAATGTTTATAAAACCTATAAAACCTCCCACGGTCCGGTCCGGGCTCTAATAAACGTTAGTAACTCAATTAAAAGAGGGGAAGTGGTGGTGATTATAGGTCCCAGCGGTTCGGGTAAGAGTACCCTGCTTCGCTGCTTAAATCGCCTGGAGGTCATCGATCAGGGTAAGATTATCATCGATGGGATTGTTTTGAATGATGTCGGGATAAATATTAACAGAGTAAGGGAGGAAATTGGAATGGTTTTTCAACAGTTTAATCTTTTCCCCCACAAGACGGTTCTTCAGAACATCACGCTGGCTCAAAGGGTTGTAAGGAAGCGATCCCGAGAGGAAGCCGAACGAATTGCCCGGGAATTACTGGAAAAGGTGGGAATTCCCGAGAAGGCCTCTGCCTATCCTGCCCAACTTTCAGGAGGTCAACAGCAGCGGGTTGCCATAGCCAGGGCTTTGGCGATGCAGCCAAAAATTATGCTCTTTGATGAGCCTACCTCGGCTTTGGATCCGGAGATGATCGGCGAAGTCCTGGAAGTGATGAAAAATCTTGCCCGTGAGGGGATGACCATGGTCGTGGTGACCCACGAAATGGGATTTGCCCGCGAAGTCGCGGACCGTATCATCTTTATGGATGAAGGACGGATCATCGAAGAGGGACCTCCGCAATTATTTTTCAAAACTCCGCAACAGGAGAGAACCAAACTTTTTTTAAGCCAGATCCTGTGA